One genomic region from Leptospira tipperaryensis encodes:
- a CDS encoding TauD/TfdA family dioxygenase: MATKTLTKPKTKGKTQSKPKSKSVAPKKTNAKSALSLQKGFLDPKNPLPVVYQPNSSDQADKSFLIQWIKSNKRTLSDDLKEYGAILFRGFDVVSPQDFEDVILNVDPNLKNNYLGTSPRNQVTKYAFTATELPPAYPIMQHAEMSFLDSPPRKLFFFCGQAPGQFGETPITDLRKVLQEVPQSIRDKFEKERIQYSRVYNGPSNQSRFQFWKTKRWDEMFQSKNRDEVEKISKKQNFKVEWFGDDNLRLINTTLAIRKHPEFKTLAWHNHSQVFHIDAARKEYWHIFARQKTIRGLFIGIALEVLTLLKKLTTKKEYLDTTCNYGNGDEITPKELVEIQKVFWKNISLFSWQNGDVLVIDNYSVSHGRHPFSGPRQIYVAWAD; encoded by the coding sequence ATGGCGACAAAAACTCTTACTAAACCGAAGACAAAGGGAAAGACTCAGTCTAAGCCGAAATCAAAGTCGGTCGCTCCTAAAAAGACGAACGCAAAATCCGCTTTATCCTTACAGAAAGGTTTTCTGGATCCTAAAAATCCGTTACCGGTCGTTTATCAACCGAACTCATCGGATCAGGCGGATAAATCTTTTTTGATTCAATGGATCAAGTCCAACAAACGCACGTTAAGCGATGATCTTAAAGAATACGGCGCCATTCTTTTCAGAGGATTTGACGTCGTCTCTCCTCAGGATTTTGAAGACGTAATCTTAAACGTAGATCCCAATCTAAAAAATAATTATCTGGGAACTTCGCCTCGCAATCAGGTCACAAAGTATGCCTTCACCGCGACCGAACTTCCACCGGCGTATCCGATCATGCAACACGCGGAGATGAGCTTTTTGGATTCTCCTCCCCGGAAACTTTTTTTCTTTTGTGGTCAAGCTCCCGGTCAATTCGGGGAAACTCCGATTACCGATCTAAGAAAGGTCCTACAAGAAGTTCCTCAATCGATTCGTGATAAATTCGAGAAGGAAAGAATTCAGTATTCCAGAGTTTACAACGGGCCTTCCAATCAATCTCGCTTTCAATTTTGGAAAACCAAACGTTGGGATGAAATGTTTCAGTCCAAAAATCGAGACGAGGTGGAGAAGATTTCTAAAAAACAAAACTTCAAAGTGGAATGGTTCGGAGACGACAACCTTCGGCTGATCAACACAACTCTTGCGATTCGAAAACATCCTGAATTCAAAACCCTCGCTTGGCACAATCACTCGCAAGTGTTTCATATCGACGCCGCGAGAAAAGAATACTGGCATATCTTTGCCCGTCAGAAAACGATTCGTGGACTCTTTATCGGAATCGCTCTTGAAGTGTTAACCCTTCTCAAGAAGCTCACAACAAAAAAAGAATATCTGGATACGACTTGCAACTACGGAAACGGAGACGAAATCACTCCGAAAGAACTCGTTGAAATTCAAAAAGTATTCTGGAAAAATATTTCTCTCTTCTCTTGGCAAAACGGAGACGTTCTCGTGATCGATAACTATTCGGTCTCTCACGGAAGACATCCTTTTTCAGGGCCAAGACAAATTTACGTAGCCTGGGCGGATTGA
- a CDS encoding LIC12353 family lipoprotein, producing MKIKTIYILILLYTFSFINCIGNLKGKPTPPDPNLSGLYLSSETNEWDKDGKLKLEVLSIFPKANGDLAFERKTIVRLSFIASDNREEWRIRSGGVVTSLNEILLQESLYQEYHVLHMGVRESDPKKWKLNEMGAPAKVREVGNVTSSGNLLGEIGQDGRELKFSKTIYRKIGNAFLGRVTTTVNQKKLTLDNEITGVVFYKGGENVEDRIVAVFSKTDFIRPGMIFFVGKEKVSCKVIEVFQQSATLEPVSKKNLSVVIGDPVLLEGIVDNKAINKRATADELIRKLKSDPNVSKEELIREIEKLKNER from the coding sequence ATGAAAATCAAAACGATCTATATTCTTATTTTATTATATACTTTTTCGTTTATCAATTGTATCGGGAATCTCAAGGGCAAACCCACTCCTCCCGATCCGAATCTAAGCGGCCTCTATCTTTCCTCCGAAACCAACGAATGGGATAAGGATGGAAAACTAAAACTCGAAGTCCTTAGTATCTTTCCAAAGGCGAACGGCGATCTCGCGTTCGAACGGAAAACGATCGTACGTCTTTCGTTTATCGCAAGCGACAACAGAGAGGAATGGAGAATCCGATCCGGCGGAGTCGTAACGAGCCTGAACGAAATTCTCCTTCAAGAATCCTTATACCAAGAATATCACGTTCTTCACATGGGCGTCCGGGAATCGGATCCTAAAAAATGGAAACTCAACGAGATGGGAGCTCCCGCAAAAGTAAGAGAGGTCGGCAACGTCACTTCCAGCGGAAATCTTTTAGGAGAAATCGGACAAGACGGAAGAGAGCTTAAATTTTCTAAAACGATCTACCGTAAAATCGGCAATGCGTTTTTAGGAAGAGTTACGACCACCGTTAATCAAAAAAAACTCACACTGGACAATGAGATCACCGGAGTCGTCTTTTACAAAGGTGGAGAAAACGTCGAAGACAGAATCGTCGCCGTATTTTCAAAAACGGATTTTATCAGACCGGGAATGATATTTTTTGTAGGAAAGGAAAAAGTTTCCTGCAAGGTTATAGAAGTTTTTCAGCAATCGGCAACCTTGGAACCCGTTTCCAAAAAGAATTTATCCGTCGTAATCGGAGATCCCGTTCTTTTGGAAGGTATCGTGGACAACAAAGCGATCAATAAAAGAGCCACAGCGGACGAACTCATTCGTAAATTAAAATCCGATCCGAACGTGAGCAAGGAAGAATTGATCCGAGAAATCGAGAAATTGAAAAACGAAAGATAA
- a CDS encoding acyltransferase family protein encodes MRAFIKDIWFHRESEIRSLNGLRAFAIILVILNHYALVWEEFGTFHSESFFWSGVDLSFVLSGFLISLGLWNDWTRNGKINFKSFFLKRTLRIFPAYFLFITISLVFLMIALKVAQKTEMLQQTNRLSLSLMNSWGDFVFLGNYFQGFNIHTWSLSMEEQFYLIFPFFCGWILFKKEANVRQGFLWLLLLIPTLTRFWVYLKTSDSSPDYFQEIYFPFHTRFDSLVIGVITMDIYVNHKRIAGKLKESDFVYYSCLFFFLCLLLAAHWIHEQTNNILTHTIKYNFLNIGFAGILILSIVRLEGFLHRFLSLRFFVPISRLSYTIYLWHLVLIGVAISILGIKSEPESVAVFLTQFLIVFVFIILLAFPLYILIEYPFQKLRSKMISK; translated from the coding sequence ATGAGAGCTTTTATAAAAGATATATGGTTTCATAGGGAGTCGGAGATCCGATCACTCAATGGACTTCGCGCTTTCGCAATTATTTTAGTCATTTTAAATCACTACGCTCTTGTATGGGAAGAGTTCGGAACCTTTCATTCCGAATCTTTCTTCTGGTCGGGAGTAGATCTTTCTTTTGTTCTCAGCGGTTTCTTAATTTCATTGGGGCTTTGGAACGATTGGACGAGAAACGGCAAAATCAATTTTAAATCATTCTTCTTAAAAAGAACTCTTCGCATCTTCCCGGCCTATTTTCTTTTTATTACGATCAGTCTTGTGTTCTTGATGATCGCTTTGAAGGTCGCTCAAAAAACCGAAATGCTGCAGCAGACAAATCGTCTGAGCCTTTCTCTCATGAATTCCTGGGGAGATTTTGTTTTCCTTGGAAATTATTTCCAGGGCTTTAACATCCACACCTGGTCCCTTTCTATGGAAGAACAGTTTTACCTGATATTTCCTTTTTTCTGCGGTTGGATTTTGTTTAAGAAAGAAGCCAATGTAAGACAGGGATTTTTATGGCTTCTTCTTTTGATTCCGACCCTGACTCGGTTTTGGGTCTATCTAAAGACGAGTGATTCCTCTCCGGACTACTTTCAAGAAATCTACTTTCCTTTTCACACTCGTTTTGACTCTCTCGTAATCGGTGTGATCACGATGGACATTTATGTAAATCACAAACGAATCGCGGGAAAGCTCAAAGAAAGCGATTTCGTTTATTATTCTTGCTTATTCTTTTTTCTTTGTCTCCTGCTTGCGGCGCATTGGATTCACGAACAGACTAACAATATTCTCACACACACGATTAAATACAATTTTTTGAATATTGGTTTTGCCGGCATTTTGATACTTTCGATCGTTCGTTTGGAGGGATTTTTGCACAGATTTTTGAGTCTGAGATTTTTTGTTCCCATATCAAGATTGAGTTATACGATCTATCTCTGGCATTTGGTTTTGATAGGAGTCGCCATTTCCATCTTGGGAATCAAATCGGAGCCGGAATCCGTCGCCGTTTTTTTGACCCAATTTCTGATCGTATTTGTTTTTATCATTCTTCTCGCATTTCCACTTTATATTCTCATCGAATATCCGTTTCAGAAATTACGTTCTAAGATGATTTCAAAGTAA
- a CDS encoding MetQ/NlpA family ABC transporter substrate-binding protein, producing the protein MKFIKLSFWVLILSVLVLSHCKKAGAPQLPGDRKSLKIGICPGPYGNLLKKAVFPNLEKKGYKLEIVEFSDYIQPNLALENGDIDANLFQHTVYLNKFSKDKNLNLSPIISVPTAPMAIFAGKSKTIQSVPSGGTVTLPNDPTNQLRALKLFEELGLLKVSPNANPAKASLSDVTENPKKLELRPLEAAQLPRSLESADIAAVNGNFAIASGLDLTKALKLESLAEEHKNIIVVRSGEKDAVFAKDILESVHSPEFAKVIDSDFKGFQKPDWFEKK; encoded by the coding sequence ATGAAATTCATCAAACTCAGTTTTTGGGTCCTTATTCTTTCCGTTCTTGTCCTTTCTCATTGTAAGAAGGCGGGAGCGCCTCAACTTCCCGGAGATAGAAAATCTCTCAAGATCGGAATTTGCCCCGGTCCTTATGGAAACCTTCTGAAAAAAGCGGTGTTCCCGAACTTGGAAAAGAAAGGATACAAATTGGAAATCGTGGAATTTAGCGATTATATCCAACCGAATCTTGCATTAGAAAACGGTGATATTGACGCGAATCTTTTTCAACACACGGTTTACTTAAATAAATTTTCCAAGGATAAGAATCTGAATCTTTCTCCGATCATTTCCGTTCCTACCGCTCCGATGGCGATTTTTGCCGGTAAAAGTAAGACGATTCAATCCGTACCAAGCGGCGGAACCGTGACTCTACCGAACGATCCAACCAATCAACTCAGAGCTCTTAAACTTTTTGAAGAATTGGGGTTATTAAAGGTTTCGCCTAACGCAAATCCTGCGAAAGCTTCCTTATCGGACGTAACCGAAAATCCTAAAAAACTGGAACTTCGTCCTTTGGAAGCAGCGCAACTCCCGAGGTCTTTGGAGAGTGCGGACATCGCGGCGGTTAACGGAAATTTTGCGATCGCATCCGGTTTGGATCTTACAAAGGCGTTAAAGTTAGAATCCTTAGCGGAAGAACACAAAAATATTATCGTAGTCCGTTCCGGCGAAAAAGACGCGGTTTTTGCAAAAGACATTTTGGAATCGGTTCATTCTCCCGAGTTTGCGAAGGTGATCGACTCCGACTTCAAAGGT
- a CDS encoding DNA alkylation repair protein: MKDSSISSKAENVRKALQELGDPIKADFLAGFFKTGPGEYAEGDVFLGITVPNQRKIAKQHKDLPLPEIEILLRSPIHEERLTSLFILCDQFEKGDEKVRKSVHQFYLKNLKHVNNWDLVDLSARVLIGDYLLNKDRKILYRLAKSKNLWERRISVLSTYAFIRTKDFKDILRISKELLQDPEDLIHKAVGWMLREVGNRDLRIELGFLDRYAATMPRTMLRYAIEKFPETLKKKYMAAGKAAKAVPKKKRPSKKILYP; this comes from the coding sequence ATGAAAGATTCTTCAATTTCCTCGAAAGCTGAAAACGTTCGCAAAGCATTGCAAGAGTTAGGCGACCCGATCAAAGCGGACTTCCTCGCAGGATTCTTTAAGACGGGTCCCGGCGAATATGCGGAAGGGGACGTATTTCTCGGAATCACGGTTCCCAATCAAAGAAAAATCGCCAAACAACACAAAGACCTTCCGTTGCCTGAAATCGAAATTCTTTTACGATCGCCGATTCATGAAGAAAGACTTACTTCGCTTTTTATTCTTTGCGATCAGTTTGAAAAGGGGGATGAGAAAGTTCGAAAGAGCGTTCATCAATTTTATCTTAAAAATCTAAAACATGTGAACAACTGGGATTTGGTGGACTTGAGCGCGAGAGTTTTGATCGGAGATTATCTTTTGAACAAGGATCGTAAAATTTTATATCGACTCGCCAAATCGAAAAATCTTTGGGAAAGAAGAATTTCAGTTCTTTCCACATACGCGTTTATTCGGACTAAGGACTTTAAAGATATCTTAAGGATATCAAAAGAGCTTTTACAAGATCCGGAGGATCTCATTCACAAGGCCGTCGGATGGATGCTTCGAGAGGTTGGAAATCGAGATCTAAGGATCGAACTCGGCTTTTTGGATCGTTACGCCGCAACCATGCCGAGGACGATGTTACGTTATGCGATCGAAAAGTTCCCGGAAACGCTTAAAAAAAAGTATATGGCCGCGGGAAAAGCAGCAAAAGCGGTTCCAAAAAAGAAACGACCAAGCAAAAAGATACTTTACCCTTAA
- a CDS encoding bile acid:sodium symporter family protein — protein sequence MQELDAVRINFHESGLLFLNLLLGLIMFGIALELKLEDFKLLFKKPKASITGIVSQFLLFPFATYVLLWILNPPPGVALGMLLVAACPGGNISNFITSLAKGNTALSISLTAVSSTLAIVATPFNFFFWGNLYPPVHNALKEITLNPWDVFKAILMILLIPISLGLLTNRFLPAISAKIEKPLKLLSALIFAAFLVIALAANFEIFLQVIHRVFLYVFLMNSIGFLLGYYFAKLMRLDERDARCISIETGIQNSGLGLVLIFAFFGGQGSMAIIAATWGIWHAIAGVSLAWFWSKRTKSLNV from the coding sequence ATGCAGGAATTGGACGCGGTTCGGATTAACTTTCACGAAAGTGGATTGCTGTTTTTAAATCTCCTTCTGGGGTTGATCATGTTCGGGATCGCCTTGGAACTTAAATTAGAAGATTTTAAACTTCTTTTTAAAAAGCCGAAAGCGTCCATTACCGGAATTGTTTCTCAATTTCTGTTATTTCCGTTTGCGACCTATGTGCTGCTTTGGATTTTAAATCCTCCGCCCGGTGTTGCGTTAGGCATGCTTCTGGTAGCCGCTTGTCCCGGCGGAAACATTTCCAACTTCATTACGTCTCTGGCAAAGGGAAACACGGCTCTTTCCATTTCCCTTACGGCCGTTTCTTCCACACTCGCAATCGTCGCGACTCCGTTTAATTTCTTTTTTTGGGGGAATCTCTACCCACCCGTTCACAACGCGTTGAAAGAGATCACTCTCAATCCCTGGGATGTCTTTAAAGCCATCCTGATGATCCTTTTGATTCCGATCTCTCTTGGTCTTTTGACCAATCGTTTTCTACCGGCAATCTCGGCCAAAATCGAAAAGCCTCTCAAGCTACTTTCTGCCCTGATCTTTGCTGCATTTCTTGTCATCGCACTCGCGGCGAATTTCGAAATTTTCTTACAGGTCATCCATAGGGTCTTTCTTTACGTTTTTCTAATGAACTCGATCGGCTTTCTTCTCGGTTATTATTTTGCAAAACTTATGCGTCTGGACGAAAGGGACGCAAGATGTATTTCAATCGAAACCGGAATTCAAAATTCGGGACTCGGCTTAGTTCTCATCTTTGCTTTTTTCGGAGGACAAGGAAGTATGGCGATCATAGCCGCGACTTGGGGAATTTGGCACGCGATCGCAGGCGTGAGCCTTGCTTGGTTCTGGTCCAAACGGACAAAATCTTTAAACGTTTAG
- a CDS encoding rhodanese-related sulfurtransferase has protein sequence MANREETAKDSKNKRRPLHNIYGKEILKKRLESENFPRTTFSFYRYVILENTELLRDQLYLEWESLGVLGRIYIAREGINAQLSVPSHNFEKYRENLDSREEFKNMPFKIAVEDDRESFLKLDLKIRKKIVADGLDDDAFDVTNVGTHLSAEEFNRHLESEKTIVVDVRNHYESEIGHFEKALLPQSDTFREELQMLLELLNGKEDEKILMYCTGGIRCEKASAWLKHHGYKDVNQLHGGIISYAHEVAEKGLESKFKGKNFVFDGRLQEKIGTEIISTCHQCGQKSDRHVNCANPGCHILFIQCESCSEKFEGCCTEECRTILHLPKEKQKEIRKGKLNDNRFFTKSRIRPKISELYKTQNPFETV, from the coding sequence ATGGCAAATCGGGAAGAAACGGCAAAAGACTCGAAGAACAAAAGGCGTCCTCTTCATAATATTTATGGAAAGGAAATTCTTAAAAAACGTCTTGAGTCCGAAAACTTTCCTAGAACCACATTCTCCTTTTATCGTTATGTCATTTTAGAAAACACGGAACTCCTGCGGGACCAACTTTATCTGGAATGGGAATCTCTGGGCGTTCTTGGTCGTATTTATATCGCGAGGGAAGGAATCAACGCGCAACTCTCAGTTCCTTCTCATAACTTTGAAAAGTATAGGGAGAATTTGGATTCGAGAGAAGAATTCAAAAATATGCCCTTTAAGATCGCAGTGGAAGACGACCGAGAATCTTTCTTAAAACTGGATCTAAAAATCAGAAAAAAAATCGTAGCCGACGGCCTGGACGACGACGCATTCGATGTGACTAACGTTGGAACTCATCTTTCCGCGGAAGAATTCAATCGCCATCTGGAATCGGAAAAGACGATCGTCGTCGACGTGCGAAATCATTATGAGAGTGAGATCGGTCATTTCGAAAAAGCGCTCCTACCTCAATCCGATACGTTTAGAGAAGAACTTCAAATGCTTCTGGAGTTATTAAACGGAAAAGAAGATGAGAAAATTCTAATGTATTGCACCGGAGGAATTCGTTGTGAAAAAGCGAGCGCTTGGCTGAAACACCACGGATACAAGGACGTAAATCAACTTCACGGTGGAATCATTTCATACGCACACGAAGTCGCGGAAAAAGGATTAGAGTCCAAATTCAAAGGTAAGAATTTTGTCTTCGACGGTCGTTTGCAGGAAAAGATCGGAACGGAAATCATCTCGACTTGCCACCAGTGTGGACAAAAAAGCGATCGTCACGTAAACTGTGCAAATCCCGGATGTCATATTCTTTTTATCCAATGCGAGAGTTGTTCGGAAAAGTTCGAAGGCTGTTGTACGGAAGAATGCAGAACGATTCTTCATTTGCCGAAGGAAAAACAAAAAGAAATCCGTAAGGGAAAACTGAACGACAATCGATTCTTTACCAAATCAAGAATCCGTCCAAAAATTTCCGAACTCTATAAAACTCAGAATCCTTTCGAAACCGTCTAA
- a CDS encoding YeeE/YedE thiosulfate transporter family protein has protein sequence MILPKGIWRLYEKNPAELWFHSSHSVFAGPDEVLVTSEWLSQNPENPKVRIVEVIAESFVFSFTFDQFKPSIPELPWLKASVSFSGGIFLGWCACVSVGCTFGNFFPGISEGSLSGFVFALGLIPGILLGSYPLNPKRRS, from the coding sequence TTGATTCTTCCAAAAGGCATTTGGAGGCTTTATGAAAAAAATCCGGCTGAACTTTGGTTTCATTCTTCTCATTCCGTTTTTGCGGGACCGGACGAGGTCCTTGTGACTAGTGAATGGCTTTCACAAAATCCGGAAAATCCAAAAGTCCGCATCGTAGAAGTGATCGCCGAATCCTTCGTTTTCTCTTTTACTTTCGATCAATTCAAACCTTCGATTCCGGAACTTCCGTGGCTCAAAGCGAGTGTTTCTTTTAGCGGAGGAATCTTTTTAGGTTGGTGTGCTTGCGTTTCGGTCGGATGTACGTTTGGAAATTTTTTTCCGGGAATTTCCGAAGGTTCACTTTCCGGCTTTGTATTCGCGCTTGGTTTGATTCCGGGAATCTTGCTTGGAAGTTATCCTTTAAATCCGAAACGTCGATCTTGA